DNA sequence from the Lycium barbarum isolate Lr01 chromosome 5, ASM1917538v2, whole genome shotgun sequence genome:
AAGCAAAAATGCATTCTGCCATAATAATAGAAGCCATCGTCGGTTTCGTACTTCCTACCCACTGAATATCAGAAAATATTGTCAAATATTCAAAAAATGAAACTCAAATATAATACCATCTCATAAAGTAATCCAAAAAGAAGTTACGCTAGCCACTGGAATTGTTGAGTCTCAACATATTTAACCTCACATGAGTACACAAAAGATTTGTGAATTGTTGGCTCGCTTACAATATCTGATACATTGAATAGGTATTGTTCTTGAATGCTTGAAAGTACACAGCGCTAAAGAAtacacaaccaaaaaaaaaaaaaaaaaaattaataatcatAAATTTTACattggaaaataaaagaaaaattcaaaTGAAGCAAAAAAGCATTCTGCCATAATAATAGAAGCCATCGTCGGTTTCGTACTTCCTACCCACTGAATATCAGAAAATATTGTCAAATATCCAAAAAATGAAACTCAAATATAATACCATCTCATAAAGTAATCCAAAAAAGTTAAGCTAGTGATGTCACCGAGTCTAAACATATTGATTCAAACGAATTTATGAAAAACTCTTGGAATTTTTTCTAGCTCACAATCTGATACATTACATTAATAGTATTTGCTTATgctagaaaaaaaaatacatttttaaaCTCCTAAAGAATACAAAGAAAGAAGGTTAACATTAAATcacagaaggaaaaaaaaaaaaaaaacaaatgaagCAAATAGAATTCTCGGAGGGTCTCTCGTTTTCCTTTTCAAGCAACTGACGTTACTCAATTGAATAAACACAATCGGTTTACATCAAGCAAAGACAATACCATTAAACCTGAATGGCTTGACAATTCATCTTTTAGCCAATCAAATGATAGAAAAAATTTAGCAGATCTTGTATGTAGTCATTTGGGAAGAATATCCAATCACCTTACTGTTGAACAAAGTACAAATAGGGAATTAACGAATTTATATAGGTTTTACCGACCTCGTCACTGTTTACTAGCCAGGAAttgacaacaacaacatacccaaatGAAATCTCACAATATGAGATCTGGGGAGtaaagtgtacgcaaaccttaatCCGACCTTGTGACTGTTCACTAGCCAGGAattgacaacaacaacaacatacccaaatGAAATCCCACAATATGGAACCTGAGGGGtaagtgtacgcaaaccttactccTACCTCAGAAGAtaaggaggttgtttccgaaattGACAAAAGAATCCAATTTCAATTTGGTTCATCATTCTATATTTCTATCTGGTTTCCTTCCTGAATAAGGAGGCATCCTACAGGaatcttcacttttttttttcgttcATTTCTAAGCCAAATCGACTCTCGCATgaaaaagaaaaggggaaagAAAAGTTTCTTGTGTAACGTAACTTTGACTTGAGATAAAACTACCCTTCTTAACATATTATCCGCAATTATTAGTCATTGAATTAAATATGATTTAACTGCTACACTATCAAATTAGGAGCATTCCTTTTGAAGCTAAaaaccttttgaagaaaatgaCACTCCTTTTTGTAGAAAATTAAGGTTGTACTTCCTAAGAAAAAGATTCTTAAGTTTCTATACATATAACTAACTCCATAAATCATGGATATATATCCAATCATTTAGCTTATAATGGTCCAAATACAAACAAAACCTTCTAAAACAATTTACTGCATTTAGAGCAAAATCTAACTACAGGTTTCTGTCAGTTTTGTCATTGTAAACTTCATTCAAGCCAATTTTGTGATCACAATCAGCGGTTAAGGTGTTTTGATGAATGTTACCATTTGCATCTTCGATTTGGGCAATAAAAGCACGGGTGCCATGATTTTTCTTGCAACGGTTAACAACTACAAATTAATGATACTAAACAAAATCTAACTTATTGAAtccacacaaaataataatattagaattataaatatttatatacatatgtgtgATGTGTGTCATGCTCAGTTTATATGTTTGTAGACCAGCAATTTTCCTAATTCATAAATATTAGTATTATGCAATTTCTTAAAATAAATGAAACAAAAAAATAACTCTTCAGTATTGTCCTATCAATTGAGACATGACTTGTTATTAACACAGTTGATAAACTCACGATAGTATCTTGGATCATCTTGTGAGGTAGTAGCATCATCACAAAGTTTGAAACGATTTGAGTACGGAGGGTTTGCACTTTTTATGTCTTGTTGTCGTACATGGATAAAACTCTTAAACTCTGCCATTAACTAATTTTGAAATAGTCAAATTCGTTAAACATTTCGAGATAAaacaaataataattaattaaacatTGTGTATAACTACTACATCAATTCAAGTTGTTACAAAGAAAGTAATAACTTACCTTAACCACTTAAAAATGAACTTCTCATCTGCAAATATGGTTCTTTTAAATAAGATATATGTTCTGGTCTTATTCAAAACGCGTACTTCAAAGAAAATCTTAACATAAGTTTAAATGGAGTTCTgtaatctaaaaaaaaaattatttactgtCTTTTCAacattttgaagaaaaacaaagtCTATCTCCAACATTAAACAACTGTCATTCTCatgtttgttttttaatttttatggAATGTCTATTTTAcctttcattattttcattctccGACCACTTTAATAGATACTATTCTTCTACTTCGATTCTTCTTCTTCCGCTTCTTATAGTTTCACTTCTTTCTCTGAGGCTATATCCACATTTTCTTCAGCTAGCCATCTAATAATGTGcccatcacaaaaaaaaaaaaaaaaaaaaaaaaaaaaaagatacaaatGTAAAGAACGAAAACAATTCAGCAAATAACATAACCAGAAGAAGAAGAGATTGGTGGAGGGAGCTTGGCTATAACATCAACTTTTGCTCGGTCTACCTCGATACCCTTCTCGGAAatcctatggccaaggacaatcccttctgtcaccatgaaatgacatttctcccaattaagtacaaggttggtttcttcacaccgcttcaataccttaccgagattggcaagacattcgtcaaaagagtcaccaacaacagaaaaatcatccatgaagacttccaagaaatcttccaccatatccgagaaaatagacatcatacaccgttggaaagtagccGGGACATTGCACAAGCCAAAAGGCATGCGGCTGaaagcaaaagtgccataaggacaagtgaaagtggttttctcctagtcctctaatgcaatgttaatttagttgtaccccgagtacccatccaaaaagcaataataagctcttccggctagccgatcaagcatttgatcaataaaaggcatagggaagtggtctttacaagtcgcggtgtttagcttgcgatagtccatacacactctccatccaGTGACTGTCCTtataggaatcaactcattcttaaagttagggacaacagtgatgccccccttctttggcacacattgcaccggactaacccatggactatgtgcaattgggtatacaacacccgcatccaaccatttgattatctctttcttgaccatttcttgcataggagggtttagcctcctttgatgctctacacttgatgaactatcctcctcaagttcgattctatgttcacaaatatcggagggaattcccctaatatccgcaatagtccacccaatagatcttcgataagcccgcaacacttcaagcaccttttgagtttgttcctcacttaacaaagatgagagaataatcggtaaagtattatctgggccaagaaaagcatacttcaaatgagagggaagtagcttgagctcaagttttggaggctcaataatcgaaggcttagccggaggagtggttcttttatcaagatcaagagataatttctttggctcataagagtacgaaccccggccaatgagagaattaactgtttcaatataccccttcatgtcatccgcctcgaagttcaccaaaatagccgaaagtgTTTCGTCAAAGTGCTCCTCCTCTAACTTATGATCCACCGCTTCGTTTATCACATTGAAagaatcaatgaccgaaatgctctcataagcactaggcaattttaaccccttgctagcttggaaagttacctcttcatcattgaccctgaattttatttcatttttttctgaGTCCATTAGGGCTCTCTCGGTGGCAAGAAatggccttcccaagataattgggacttctttgtcaacctcacaatcaaggatgacaaaatctgccggtaataagaattccccccactttaacaaggatgtcatcaacaacccctaccggtcttttgatggttctatcggccatttggagacgcatgctcgTTGGTCGAGGTGTTCCCAAACCGGCTTGCTTATATatggctagtggcatcaaattaatactagccccaTTGTCACATAAAGCATGAGCAAAATCATaatgaccgatggtgcaagggatagtgaaagcctcgggatctcccttcttctcaaccTTTGACGACGAAATAATAGCACTCACATGGTGAgtgactcccaccgtatcatgcttgattggtcttttcttcgtcaacaaatctttcaagtatttagcaaatcccggcatttcttggaatgcatcaagaaatgggatattcattgacaaccctttcaattggtcgtagaagcgttggcacttggcatcctccgttcttttcatcaatctttgtgggaacgggggaggagacttatatgtttgagtcaagggtttaattgcCCTCGTGACCTTGCTCTTTTGAAAGCTACCACCGTTAGCATTTTCAACACTTGGCTCCTCGTCACCCTTTAGAACACTAGGGTGTACttccttctctttctcaacaataataggcacttcaattgggtcctctatttcttcttcaacctcttcttcaataacctcatcaacaatcggctcgacaatgataggttcaaccactctctgatttaccgcattaaggatctttccacttctagtagaaatagctttgcatgaggcaatgtgatcgcctccactaccccttgggttcggaattgtgtcgttaggaaggccccctctttatggtggatgttgctcacgagaaagatctcgcatttgtgactcaagtttatgaatcgaagcggtgtgagagcctaccacttcggtcaaattttccatctttttGTCACTCTTATGTTGGTTGTCCAATATCTTTTCGAGCATAGATTCCATTTGAGAagtcccttgatcattggaaggacctTCTCGTCAATTTTGAGAGTTAGACGTACgaccctttggtggaacataggcattggaattTCGATTACTATAAAtgtttgttgttgtaatccctcctgtccgaaccaccatattcatttctgtcatattgattgctttgttgttggggtctccattgcttttgataacccccttgagagtgatcgataaaattagcatcctcacgttgtggctgcccctctagataagcttcttccgagacttggtacatcccgggagcatgagatggcatctcttcgacaacattcacacttttagcttctttctccgtaagcctctttgacaacaaatccacagtggtttgcaattgagcaaaagcatgatctcgctcatgattttctttggccaccgcggcagcagagggactaccatatgacaggATTTCACTATCACTTGAGTGTCAAGCTTGATGGTGGGTGGTGATCttatcgagcaacctggtgatgctgacaaatgatttgtccatgaagcatcccccagctgcagtgttgacagcaatttgattcattgtatctaaccccttgtaaaacttctcggtgagaatagcatccggaaacccatgagttggagattgagctagatagtacttgaaacgcttccatgctgaatataattgttcccccggaagttgtttaAACTCAAAGATtttatcccgaagctcagcctttttgcttggtgggaaccacttcttcaaaaatgtattggctaactcactctaggtatgaatagaattgctggggagcttttcataccattcccttgcttggccagccaaggaatatttaaagacccgtaatcgaagtgcatcagcagaaacagcaccttgggattgttgagcacacacatgcaagaagttcttcaaatgtcgaagtggacaatcctccgaagaatttcggaaataaccttcaagtttcagcagctgatagatagaactatcaattttgaaagtagcattttcAGTTCTAGGAGGAATCACAACAGAAGCATactcagcttcattgatgaattccgcaaatatattctcgtcctcatcctcttctggtacaggtgggttcacttggagtccaccttggtttctTTGATTCCGATTCTGTCTTCCTGCCATgctcacctggttcaccacaacagcaaacaaggtgtgatggaatagaaaaagttttaaagaagagtacacaacaatcagtaatttctaaaccgtattccccggaagcggcgccaaaatttgatacgctcaaattacacctattaatggcgtaaagcggacgttgtcaaatatagtaacccaaacaaggttggggtcgaatcccacagggaatatggagagaaaagggtactaattgtatgcgatactagtctttaaaggctttaatcctattccgaatgttTTGAGAAAaaagatttggtttgtattcgctatcttgaagtgtttggaatttgtttagatttggagaaccaaagttgtgtccccgtgATGATTAGATCTTAtactatgggtgtcaatatgatatatttctaatgggtcggaattatgtatgcacttaatctctaatgcactttctaatattttccaatagttagaaagtatttcttttcatgattttcccaaatgcagaaaagttgtaaataagattaattaaatatgccaagtagaactcatcttatccctaagtgagttcattaaatgagggttagcgcctcgagtccttgttatattatttcgaaTCACActctagttcatctttccaaataaactagggtttatgcatgaacaagtgtttgcaaccactaatgaataatgaatacgagaaataataaagcacatcacaacccattatatatatatatatatatatatatatatatacaatgatagACACCCATTatatagcacccatcattttgggtccacaactttgattaaagaaactactcacacattatggtctcaaaagtagtaagtaataaatgagacataaaacttacaaagtgtaataaagatgatggaaaatggaatcttgttgtcttcactaagctccaaaaggggagtattcaatgctcacccaccaatggaactttgttcacgtggttaCAATAAAATCTGACTGctaaaaataacctaaaatgttctttaaataggctccaaaaaatgTACATCAGctactgacaaaattgcccccgatagcaagatcgacggaccgtcgatcgttcgacgttCTGTCGATTTCTCCatcctttgtaccttcagcaatgtgttccattcgacggtgacgtcgaccagttcgacggtccgtcgagtattccgtctttctctcttcttgttgagagatcctgcttgacgatacaaacgacgaagcgtcgatcagttcgacgcttcgtcgatgcctccgtcctttgtcgtcttcaactttgtcatcactggaaaatcgagcttatcgacgcttcaaaggacggttcgtcggctgatcgacagaacgtcgattcttcatttctggccaatttttcctttgttctttgctttttgcttttgggccattgttttcctaaaacacaacaaaacatattaacgagaaccagacttacttgaaaacaaccaaaattcatagtaaaaggcgtcgaatgtgccacaaatccgcggcacatcaaccACCCTCCAGTTTGGCCTTTAACATGACCCAAGAACTATTGGTTACCATGCAGATTCTACCTTCACCCGCATACTTGTATCCAAGCTTATCAAGAGTACCAAGagagatcaattttttttttcagatcaGGAACATGTCGAACGTTACACAATGTTCTTATGATGCCGTCATGACACCATATATGGGCTGAACTAATGCCTGCTATTTCACATACTGCATCGTTCCCCATAAGTACAGTCCCACTCGTCTGCTCGTAGCTAGTAAATCAATCTTTTTTGAAGCACATATGAAAGGTACAAGCTGAATCTAAAATCCACTTGTGTGTTTGAATGTCATATGTTGAAGCAGTTAACACATAATCTTCTCCAGATGTCTTAGCTACCTGAAACGGTAAATGTATTGGCTATTGTTTTATTAGTCTTCTTATTTGGGGAATCCCTTTCAAAGTGACCCTTTTGTTGACAACCCCAACATTCAGCATCCTTTCTGCTCACCCTTTTCCTAGACTTTGACTTAGCTACTGATTTGCCTCTCCCTCTTTGGCTCGAGTGACCTCTAACCGTCAACCTTCACCATGATCCTCTTTATCACCATTATTGATATGATTTCTTAATTTATCTGAATTCAATGCATGTCTTACCATCTGTAACGTGACCACCTCCGTACTGTACATCATTAAATTAACTACGTCTTTGTATGCCGTTGATAATGAAAATGGTAGAGTGCACGCTAGTTCTTCGCTCCCACTTTAATATTAGCATGAGTAAGATCCCAATTTATTAAAAACATCAAGATGATCCTGTAAAGTTGTACCTGTCTTCATCTTGAAGGTGTGTAAACGCTGCCTTAACAACACTCTAGTTGTTACTGATTTCTTCTGGTAGAGATCTTTAAGTTTCTTCCACAAACTCGTAGCCGTTTCCTCGGTATTGACTTCACATTACACGCTGTCTAATAAGGATAATTGAATTGCACTAAATGCATCCATCTCAATCTTCTGCTTCTCGGCCTGTGTCGTGTTTTTCGGATACGAGTCATTCAAAGCATAGATGATCCTTTTCTCCGTAACAACGTCATAATCTTGATCATCCAGATGTTGAAGTTATTACTTCGCCCATCAAACTTCGCTCCCTCAAAGTTCATAGATGTCATATTCTCCTCGTCTCCTAGATCTCGCGACCTATAGGCTCTTAATACCAATTGTTAGCGCGGAAACAataaaaacacagtaattaaTGTGGTTCAGATCGATGTTATCCTAGTCTTCAGAGAAAGATCGACACTTTTATTAttatcaagggagaaagtaagttacaagatgGAACACTCTTAGGTTCTATTTTCTGTTCTCCTTAATAAACCTtagctagcatgtatttatactactaggtctaaGTCTTTCCTAGAAATGATCTAAATCTCAATAATACTCGAaaatcaacaaagaaaaaaaattccttttATTTCTATCCGCTTCTGAGTAAGGATtggcttgaatatcttctcaatTTCACACCTTATAACTAAGCACTTGTATATATGTTTCATTTAAGAGGATATATTTTCAACTAATCTAACGCAATTTGACACAAACAAATCCTTCGGTTTAGATGAGTCCTAATTTGATCccaaaaagagaaagaggatccccaatttgatgaataattccaaTACCAAGTTGGAGAAACATTCCGAAACACATGTTCTCTTATATTTCAAAAATTTCATTATTTCTTTTTACGCATTATTTGATGTATTAAGTAAACAAGTTCATCATTTCCTTCAATGGATTTTTTCTACTTGAATTTTAAGGACCTATTTGAAAAGTCACATTGATTTTGAATCTAATGTTTTGATGAATTTTATCGTTTTTTCGTCGTTTCATAATGTCATGCACCAACAATATGAAGAATAAGCtacaatattaaaaattaaaaaaaaaataaaaaaaaatatagggTAGAGTTATTATCTTAAAAAAAGGACGGATATACAATAATATAGATAGGATTATTAAATAATAAACGAAGAATGAAGAATGCCCATTTCAGCTTCAATCCCTAGTCTTGTGACTTTACCTAAATTTCAATTGCACACAATTCTCGTGCTAAGGTTCCATGTGAGCCAAGAGCCCAAGATGGATGCATTAGTGCTGATATAACCTCAATCATCTATCCCATACGAGATTGGAGGTCGTAGGAGGCGACGGCGTTGAAAAGTCACATTGATTTTGAATCTAATGTTTGTTGTCCTCTTCATTCAAAGCCAAAATTCTCGAATCCCTCTGCTCATTGCTACACATAACTGAATAATGTGTTACACTAATATGAAAAAACAACCAAAGTTATACTCCAAACAATGAGCTCACTCTCTACATGTAAAATACTTTTATGTATTACATGTTAAATgcatataaacatatacaaataCTTAAAATTTCTGTAAAACAATCCTATAATCACACATATTGTCTCAATTGTTAGCaattaagaaaattaattaaGGATCAAAGTGTTTAAATTGGACTTAGCTACACAAATGTGAACTCTCAAAACTTTTAATTGACATAGTCAAAAGCAAACGTAATTCCTTATCCAATTATTAGAGTTTAGCATTAATTCAATCTTTTACTACTAATAGTTATTTTTGCCAATATACAAAACTCACCCTCTTATTATTTATCCTCACAACTAATTTCAACAATATTAGGAGTAAATTAACTTACCATCAAATGTCACAAAGAAGAAACTCAAAAGCAAAACAGCTGCACGAAAGATGTGGTGAAAAGAGatatctaatattcttttatcctTAATTAGAGGATCCGATTTATTAACTGAATGATTATGCTAGATTTTCTTTTTCTAAATAAACCATACACGACCCAAATTTGGATTACTGGCTATAAACTTATCATCTCTCATCTTAACTCATCTCGTTAGAAGTTAGAACCATGAAATTCACAGTTTCCTTAATTCTCTTGTCTACCCTTTTCATCTTGTTTGTTATTTCCACTGCTAAAAAGCCCCACGTCATCAATTTCCGATCAACTAATCTCTACCCGGAATCATTCACATGGGATCCGAAATCCCAGCACTTCATCGTCGGAAGCACTCGTAACCACCACAAAATCATCTCCGTCTCCGATGCCGGCGTTGTCGAAACCCTAATCTCCGACACATCTCTCCCTCCAAACTCCTCTTTCCTCGGCCTCTCCGTCGACCGCCACAACAACCGCCTCCTCGCCGTCATCCACCGCCGCTATCCGCCCTTCAACGCCGTCGCCTCCTACGACCTCCAATCTCGCCGCCGCCTTTTCCTCTCTCCTATCGCCGATGAAACCATCGCAATTCAATCTGCCGTCGCAAAAGACGTTGCTGTCGATTACGACGGCAATGCTTACGTCACCGACTCCGGTAATGACGTCATCTGGAAAGTTGATTCCGACGGCGACGTTTCGATTTTCTCGAAATCTAAAGCGTTTAAATCCCATCCAGTGGATGTAATGACTGCAGTTGGTTTGAACGGCATAGTTTATAACACTCGAGGTTATTTACTTGTTGTTCAGTCAAATACGGGGAAACTATTTAAAGTCAACGTTAATGACGGAACGGCAAGGACTGTTACGTTAACCAAGGACTTAACGGGAGGTGAAGGGATATCCGTTAGAAAAGACGGTGTCGTATTGGTTGTGAGTAGAAACAAGTTGTATTTCTTGAAGAGTAATGATGGGTGGGGAGAGGGAGGAGTTTTTGACGAAACTGCCCTTGAAGCGGAGTGGTCGCCTACAGCTGTGACTGTTGGGGATGAGAAGAGGGTATACGTGTTGTATGGGCATGTAACGGAGGGCGTAATGGGAAATGTTGAGAGAGAAGAGTTTAGTATAGTTGAAGTGGAATCTGAGGAAGAGAATTTAGAAGAACCCGTTTGGTTATATATATTAATTGGATTAGGATTAGCTTATTTTATGTTTTGGAGATTTCAAATGCATAAGTTAATGGAAAGCTTGAACAAGAAAACAGTttgattttttcctttttttttttttttgtgggggggggggggggtgttaggGTTCTCATATTTGTTTAGTTTATAGTGAGAATTACAAGtagtatttgttttttttttccacaatAATACAAAGATCCTATGGTTGTTTCTTGTTATAAGCAATTTCCTCTACATTTACAACATTTAATCCTAGAACTTGCTCTAATTCAATCCCAAACTAGTTGGTAAGCTATATGAATCTTAATGTTCGGTAACTTGATTTAAACTCATCTCAGTCCAATATTATAAGAAAGTTAAAGTTCTTTACATTTTTTACTGGCATATAAATTTCAACAAGACTGAAAGATTCATAGCTAAACACTGTACCTAAAGTATTTATACTATGTCTAGAAATTAATGCAATTAATTGATAGTAGCACTCATATGAACATATTTCTTCCATAATGACCTATTTTTCACTAGGTCTGCATGGTAT
Encoded proteins:
- the LOC132641600 gene encoding uncharacterized protein LOC132641600, translated to MKFTVSLILLSTLFILFVISTAKKPHVINFRSTNLYPESFTWDPKSQHFIVGSTRNHHKIISVSDAGVVETLISDTSLPPNSSFLGLSVDRHNNRLLAVIHRRYPPFNAVASYDLQSRRRLFLSPIADETIAIQSAVAKDVAVDYDGNAYVTDSGNDVIWKVDSDGDVSIFSKSKAFKSHPVDVMTAVGLNGIVYNTRGYLLVVQSNTGKLFKVNVNDGTARTVTLTKDLTGGEGISVRKDGVVLVVSRNKLYFLKSNDGWGEGGVFDETALEAEWSPTAVTVGDEKRVYVLYGHVTEGVMGNVEREEFSIVEVESEEENLEEPVWLYILIGLGLAYFMFWRFQMHKLMESLNKKTV